One part of the Aspergillus luchuensis IFO 4308 DNA, chromosome 5, nearly complete sequence genome encodes these proteins:
- a CDS encoding uncharacterized protein (COG:D;~EggNog:ENOG410PK24;~InterPro:IPR009361;~PFAM:PF06248;~go_component: GO:0000775 - chromosome, centromeric region [Evidence IEA];~go_component: GO:0005634 - nucleus [Evidence IEA];~go_process: GO:0000278 - mitotic cell cycle [Evidence IEA]), producing MSAKVSEQDIGQSVLDFVTDGTYPGSEQVVASDFSGSILAKELELISKAREQVEAEINFLSRENNFDADGWISQAKQLHADIERSRVTAREIVEQHEKTQPLQLKVEDASAKVGLIETEIAFNQAVASALTEVQKLCKQLDDGRAALGDGRTMAAIDILESTEHAIKRSSHFTNTNVLHILLENAAGLRKDIMEAVRNRWNEQLHIDKTEGKLTISKDSGDTLQETIVALTRLEMFPSARDRFQKELISKIIDPILLPGATGRSHECHVSGSTIYLDPQPSTASIPELLERLVKVLGFLKQYVPAPIVESFSEMFIPSLCSKILGFWLSPAIPTDLEGLGQFEQMLDHVLKFTKNIESFEWRGQEELISWVNQAPRLWIARRRVDSLDQVRRILAASQGTTQQVERIEVEKVSGSDEALLENAAPDDWDAGWEEDNESGSKGKQPSNFDDEEDVSAWGLDDDTEEHDPKTKNGTATASVDNDDDAGDAWGWGDEDEEQNAEVSEPKTPVVPATVNGKGGASHSTPREVTLREKYTITDIPDAILGIVKQQVVDSNALSQPAHAHSRVVSSGTGLLALPTLILAMFKATASTFYGLKLSAGQMYLYNDSLYLAGQVRDLAEEYQLARLHADIEALEKYGKLAYSKEMQTQRTIVTDLLDGAQGFSQCSEQPFLGECENAVSATVDRIRDVFKEWQPILSQSALLQSIGSLVSTVISKMIIEIEDLGDISEPQSQRLVSFCNQVTGLEDLFIPEGPDNTERSPMTAVYVQNWLKFQYLINILESSLADIKFLWLEGELRLEFSPDEVVDLIEALFAESDYRRKAIADIRRASRGQ from the exons ATGTCTGCTAAGGTATCGGAGCAGGACATAGGCCAGTCGGTGCTGGATTTCGTGACCGATGGTACTTATCCGGGGTCGGAGCAGGTTGTCGCCTCTGACTTTTCTGGCTCTATCTTGGCCAAGGAATTGGAGCTGATATCGAAGGCTAGAGAGCAAGttgaa GCCGAGATCAACTTCCTCAGTCGTGAAAACAACTTCGATGCCGACGGATGGATTTCACAGGCCAAGCAGCTTCATGCAGACATTGAACGATCTAGAGTCACTGCGAGGGAAATTGTCGAGCAACATGAAAAAACGCAGCCTTTGCAATTGAAAGTGGAAGATGCTTCTGCGAAAGTTGGTCTCATTGAGACCGAAATTGCGTTCAATCAGGCGGTAGCCAGTGCGCTGACAGAAGTACAAAAGCTCTGCAAACAACTAGACGACGGACGAGCAGCTCTCGGAGACGGCCGCACCATGGCTGCCATTGACATATTGGAATCCACTGAACACGCCATCAAGCGAAGCAGTCATTTCACAAACACAAACGTTCTACACATACTGCTAGAGAATGCCGCCGGTCTGCGGAAAGATATCATGGAGGCTGTTCGTAACCGCTGGAACGAACAGCTACATATCGATAAGACGGAGGGAAAGCTGACCATTTCCAAGGACAGCG GTGATACATTGCAAGAGACTATCGTGGCCTTGACTAGGCTTGAGATGTTCCCCTCAGCCAGGGATAGGTTCCAAAAGGAATTGATATCGAAGATAATTGATCCGATATTGCTGCCCGGAGCCACTGGGCGTAGCCATGAGTGCCATGTCTCAGGGTCTACGATTTACCTTGACCCGCAGCCATCAACGGCATCAATACCAGAGCTGCTTGAACGCCTAGTCAAGGTATTGGGCTTCTTGAAGCAATATGTTCCCGCTCCTATTGTGGAATCATTCTCGGAAATGTTCATTCCCTCGCTGTGTTCCAAGATACTTGGATTCTGGCTATCACCTGCTATTCCAACCGATCTTGAAGGCTTAGGACAGTTTGAGCAAATGCTCGATCATGTCCTTAAATTCACGAAGAACATTGAGAGTTTCGAGTGGCGCGGCCAAGAAGAACTCATCTCTTGGGTCAACCAGGCTCCGCGTCTCTGGATAGCTAGAAGGCGTGTTGATTCATTGGATCAGGTTCGGAGAATCCTCGCTGCTTCCCAAGGCACTACACAGCAGGTTGAGAGAATTGAGGTCGAGAAGGTCTCTGGGAGTGATGAAGCGCTGCTGGAGAATGCTGCACCTGATGATTGGGACGCTGGTtgggaagaagacaatgagAGCGGTTCTAAGGGGAAGCAGCCCAGTAACTtcgacgatgaagaagacgtgAGTGCATGGGggctggatgatgatactgaGGAACATGACCCCAAAACGAAAAATGGCACAGCCACGGCATCTGtggacaatgatgatgatgctggagatgcctGGGGCTggggtgacgaggatgaagaacaGAACGCCGAGGTCTCAGAGCCCAAGACACCAGTTGTGCCTGCAACTGTCAATGGCAAGGGTGGGGCCAGCCATTCCACTCCCAGGGAGGTTACTTTGAGGGAAAAGTACACCATCACAGACATCCCCGACGCTATTCTGGGTATCGTCAAGCAACAAGTGGTGGACTCTAATGCCTTGTCTCAGCCTGC GCATGCCCACTCACGTGTGGTTTCCTCCGGAACAGGACTTCTCGCACTCCCAACTTTGATATTGGCCATGTTCAAAGCCACAGCCTCAACTTTCTACGGTCTCAAATTGAGTGCTGGGCAgatgtatttatataacgaCAGCCTGTATCTCGCCGGTCAAGTTCGTGATCTCGCAGAGGAGTACCAGCTCGCCAGGCTTCATGCAGATATTGAAGCTCTTGAAAAATATGGAAAACTGGCTTACAGCAAAGAGATGCAGACCCAACGCACAATTGTCACAGACCTTCTAGACGGTGCACAGGGCTTCAGCCAATGCTCAGAGCAACCGTTCCTTGGCGAATGCGAAAATGCGGTCAGCGCAACAGTGGACAGAATTCGCGACGTTTTCAAAGAATGGCAGCCTATCCTGTCGCAGTCTGCACTTCTTCAATCGATCGGCTCATTGGTTTCAACTGTCATCAGCAAGATGATAATCGAGATTGAGGATTTGGGTGACATTTCAGAGCCCCAGTCACAGCGACTTGTGTCATTTTGCAACCAAGTGACTGGGCTGGAAGATCTATTCATCCCTGAGGGCCCAGATAACACCGAGCGTTCGCCTATGACGGCCGTCTACGTACAAAACTGGTTGAAGTTCCAGTATCTTATCAATATATTGGAAAGCTCTCTTGCTGACATCAAATTCCTTTGGCTCGAAGGCGAGTTGCGTCTAGAATTTTCTCCAGACGAAGTCGTGGATCTGATCGAAGCTCTTTTTGCCGAATCCGACTACCGGCGTAAGGCTATCGCGGACATCAGAAGGGCATCACGAGGGCAATAG
- the YTM1 gene encoding WD repeat WDR12/YTM1 family ribosome biogenesis protein (COG:J;~EggNog:ENOG410PHJB;~InterPro:IPR012972,IPR036322,IPR015943,IPR001680, IPR028599,IPR019775,IPR020472,IPR017986;~PFAM:PF08154,PF00400;~go_function: GO:0005515 - protein binding [Evidence IEA];~go_process: GO:0042254 - ribosome biogenesis [Evidence IEA]), with protein MNGVQDSTSAAASSQSAQRQVRVQLVSKQEDIALPESTGPILVPTGLRRYALSTLVNNLLGNDKPVPFEFLINGAFLRTSIDEYLTANGISAETTLEIEYIRALIPPLHIASFEHDDWVGSVDVLSATSPATSWASAVVSPGQERILSGSYDGLLRVWNMSSQIVATSPSPADGGHGASIKAAKFVSPNTIVSAGLDRTVRLWKYNESDDGFSGKITPQIELYGHKSGINSLAVHAPSNRILSASADHNIGFWSTKKSDAPAAPENLVPSAASRSSKRRKVSSSVSTPQRGPLALLSSHTAPVSAAIFDTNDSTVGYSTSWDHSLRTWDLVTAALVDTRSTSHSLLSLEHLPEHHLLATGTSARHITLIDPRTSATTISAMTLRGHTNAVVSLSRDPHSSYGLISGSHDGTCRIWDIRATKTDKDGVVGESVYSITRRSLEEQGKADAKRVGGEGVKVFSVCWDRSVGIVSAGEDKRIQINRGEGVLSSA; from the exons ATGAACGGCGTTCAGGATTCGACGTCTGCTGCGGCCTCGTCCCAGTCTGCGCAGAGGCAGGTGCGTGTGCAGCTAGTTAGCAAGCAAGAAGACATTGCGCTGCCTGAGAGCACCGGCCCCATTCTGGTTCCCACAG GATTGCGGAGATATGCGCTTTCTACCCTGGTGAACAATCTTTTGGGAAACGACAAGCCGGTGCCATTTGAGTTTTTGATCAATGGCGCATTCCTTCGGACTTCGATCGATGAATACTTGACGGCCAATGGCATATCCGCGGAAACTACTCTGGAAATTGAGTATATCAGAGCGTTGATTCCCCCGCTTCATATTGCTTCGTTCGAGCATGATGACTGGGTTGGCTCGGTGGATGTCCTCTCTGCGACCTCGCCAGCTACCTCTTGGGCTTCTGCGGTCGTCTCTCCGGGGCAGGAGAGGATCCTATCGGGCAGCTACGACGGGTTGCTTCGAGTGTGGAATATGTCGTCTCAAATCGTCGCAACCTCACCGTCCCCGGCTGATGGAGGACACGGTGCGTCCATCAAAGCCGCTAAGTTCGTCTCGCCGAATACGATCGTGTCGGCTGGCCTTGATCGCACTGTTCGACTCTGGAAATACAACGAAAGCGATGATGGATTCTCAGGAAAGATCACCCCGCAGATTGAGCTCTACGGACACAAATCTGGTATCAACTCGTTGGCTGTGCATGCCCCCTCAAACCGTATTCTCTCCGCTTCGGCAGACCACAACATTGGCTTTTGGTCGACAAAGAAGTCAGATGCCCCAGCTGCTCCCGAGAACCTAGTTCCGTCTGCTGCATCACGGAGCTCCAAGCGCAGAAAGGTGAGCTCGTCCGTCAGCACCCCGCAGCGCGGCCCGCTTGCGCTGTTGTCTTCCCACACCGCGCCAGTTTCAGCTGCCATTTTTGACACGAACGACTCGACTGTCGGTTACTCTACTTCGTGGGATCACTCTCTGCGTACATGGGATCTGGTCACGGCCGCTTTAGTAGACACCAGATCGACATCCCATTCGTTGCTATCTCTCGAGCATCTCCCCGAGCACCACCTTCTTGCGACAGGTACTTCTGCTCGCCACATCACTCTCATCGACCCTCGTACGTCAGCGACAACAATCTCCGCCATGACCCTCAGAGGCCACACCAATGCCGTGGTTTCTCTTTCCCGCGATCCCCACAGCAGCTACGGTCTCATCAGTGGTAGTCACGACGGTACCTGCCGAATCTGGGATATCCGTGCTACAAAGACGGATAAGgacggtgttgttggcgAGAGCGTGTATTCGATTACTCGGAGAAGCTTGGAAGAGCAAGGTAAAGCGGATGCTAAGCGAGTAGGTGGAGAGGGAGTCAAGGTCTTCAGTGTGTGCTGGGACCGCTCGGTTGGCATTGTTAGCGCCGGTGAGGATAAGAGGATTCAGATCAACCGGGGTGAAGGCGTATTGTCTTCCGCATAA
- a CDS encoding mitochondrial 37S ribosomal protein uS13m (COG:J;~EggNog:ENOG410PRC7;~InterPro:IPR010979,IPR001892,IPR019980,IPR018269, IPR027437;~go_component: GO:0005840 - ribosome [Evidence IEA];~go_function: GO:0003676 - nucleic acid binding [Evidence IEA];~go_function: GO:0003723 - RNA binding [Evidence IEA];~go_function: GO:0003735 - structural constituent of ribosome [Evidence IEA];~go_process: GO:0006412 - translation [Evidence IEA]), with the protein MVFILGVNFPERNLVKKSLESFFGIGNLTSTRLLARFHIHPTCKVGDLANKQVLDITAALSDMKIENDLRRQYLDNIKRLKETGTYRGRRHALGLPVRGQRTRSQVGLHPYLNISNYDTRGCWSTSLVDVVVGYYTKQEFY; encoded by the exons ATG GTTTTCATTTTGGGCGTTAACTTCCCCGAGCGAAACCTCGTCAAG AAATCGCTTGAGTCCTTCTTCGGCATCGGTAACTTGACATCGACCCGTCTGCTTGCCCGCTTCCATATCCACCCAACATGCAAGGTTGGCGACTTGGCGAACAAGCAGGTCCTGGATATCACGGCCGCCTTGTCCGATATGAAGATTGAGAACGACCTCCGCAGACAGTACCTCGATAACATCAAGCGTCTGAAGGAGACGGGAACCTACCGTGGTCGGCGTCATGCGCTCGGTTTGCCCGTTCGGGGACAGCGGACGAGGAGCCAGGTTGGTTTACACccatatttaaatatctcCAACTATGATACCAGGGGGTGTTGGAGCACTTCGCtggtggatgtggtcgtGGGGTACTACACAAAGCAAGAATTTTACTAA
- the CPR2 gene encoding peptidylprolyl isomerase (COG:O;~EggNog:ENOG410PFKS;~InterPro:IPR024936,IPR029000,IPR020892,IPR002130;~PFAM:PF00160;~SECRETED:SignalP(1-23);~go_function: GO:0003755 - peptidyl-prolyl cis-trans isomerase activity [Evidence IEA];~go_process: GO:0000413 - protein peptidyl-prolyl isomerization [Evidence IEA];~go_process: GO:0006457 - protein folding [Evidence IEA]), translated as MNFKNLFLSFFFVLAVGLALVHAEEAQPRGPKITSKVFFDIEHGDKPLGRVVLGLYGKTVPKTAENFRALATGEKGFGYEGSTFHRVIKDFMIQGGDFTRGDGQYYKDLYDMCTMPPYMLTLHTKGTGGKSIYGEKFADENFKLRHTRKGLLSMANAGKDTNGSQFFITTVPTPWLDGRHVVFGEVLEGYEIVAQIENVPKGRSDRPVETVKIVKSGELESEDKAEEKGSSHEEL; from the exons ATGAACTTCAAGAACCTTttcctgtctttcttcttcgtcctggCGGTTGGACTTGCTCTTGTCCACGCCGAAGAGGCTCAGCCCCGGGGTCCCAAGATCACCAGTAAG GTGTTCTTTGATATCGAGCACGGAGACAAGCCTCTGGGCAGAGTCGTGCTTGGCTTGTATGGCAAGACTGTCCCTAAG ACCGCTGAGAACTTCCG TGCTCTCGCTACTGGTGAGAAGGGGTTTGGCTATGAAGGATCTACCTTCCACCGTGTCATCAAGGACTTCATGATCCAGGGTGGTGACTTCACTCGTGGCGATGGTCAGTACTACAAGGATCTTTATGATATGTGTACAATGCCCCCCTATATGCTGACACTTCATACGAAAGGTACTGGTGGAAAGTCTATCTACGGTGAGAAGTTCGCCGATGAGAACTTCAAGCTGAGGCACACGCGCAAGGGTCTGCTGAGCATGGCCAACGCCGGCAAGGACACCAACGGCTCCCAGttcttcatcaccaccgTTCCTACACC TTGGCTCGATGGCCGCCACGTTGTCTTCGGTGAAGTGCTCGAGGGCTACGAAATTGTCGCTCAGATCGAGAACGTGCCTAAGGGCCGTTCTGACAGACCCGTGGAGACTGTCAAGATCGTCAAGAGCGGAGAGCTGGAGTCTGAGGACAAGGCTGAAGAAAAAGGTAGCAGCCACGAGGAGCTGTAG
- the DED1 gene encoding DEAD/DEAH box helicase (COG:J;~EggNog:ENOG410Q803;~InterPro:IPR027417,IPR001650,IPR014014,IPR014001, IPR011545,IPR000629;~PFAM:PF00270,PF00271;~go_function: GO:0003676 - nucleic acid binding [Evidence IEA];~go_function: GO:0004386 - helicase activity [Evidence IEA];~go_function: GO:0005524 - ATP binding [Evidence IEA]) has protein sequence MADSLKMGNLSLNESQHAPAAAPNTGRAAYIPPHLRGRQMGGNMDGAAAAPPPGPAAGPGNSWGGPRGGPRGGQWANANAPDFSPRGPNGHGGSYGGSGGGSARGSGDGQWRDGKHIPGPANPRLERELFGLPNDPTKQNTGINFANYDDIPVEASGHDVPEPVNAFTNPPLDDHLIENIKLAHYQTPTPVQKYSIPIVMNGRDLMACAQTGSGKTGGFLFPILSQAYQNGPSAAPAQAGGQFGYGRQRKAYPTSLILAPTRELVSQIFDEARKFAYRSWVRPCVVYGGADIGSQLRQIERGCDLLVATPGRLVDLIERGRISLVNIKYLILDEADRMLDMGFEPQIRRIVEGEDMPHVNDRQTLMFSATFPRDIQMLARDFLKDYVFLSVGRVGSTSENITQKVEYVEDHDKRSVLLDILHTHGTSGLTLIFVETKRMADSLSDFLLNQRFPATAIHGDRTQRERERALEMFRSGRCPILVATAVAARGLDIPNVTHVINYDLPTDIDDYVHRIGRTGRAGNTGIATAFFNRGNRGVVRDLIDLLKEAHQEVPSFLESIAREGSGYGGRGGRGGRGRGANATRDMRRVGGGMGGPPSFGGSSYGAPGGSYGGGGSSYGAPPSYGGGGGYGGGGGSYGGGYGNPSGPTGPSSWW, from the exons ATGGCCGACAGCTTGAAGATGGGAAACCTTTCCCTCAACGAGTCTCAGCACGCTCCTGCCGCTGCCCCCAACACGGGTCGCGCCGCTTacatccctccccatcttcgCGGACGCCAGATGGGTGGAAACATGGAcggtgctgccgctgcccctccccccggtCCCGCCGCTGGCCCTGGCAACTCCTGGGGTGGTCCTAG AGGCGGCCCTCGCGGTGGTCAGTGGGCCAACGCCAACGCCCCCGATTTCAGCCCTCGCGGTCCCAATG GTCACGGAGGCTCTtatggaggaagtggaggtggtTCTGCCCGAGGCTCTGGAGATGGCCAGTGGCGTGACGGCAAGCACATTCCCGGTCCTGCCAATCCCCGTCTCGAACGCGAGCTTTTCGGTCTTCCCAACGATCCCACCAAGCAGAACACCGGTATCAACTTCGCCAATTACGACGACATCCCCGTGGAGGCCTCTGGTCACGATGTCCCGGAGCCGGTCAACGCCTTCACCAACCCGCCCCTGGATGACCACCTGATCGAGAACATCAAGCTCGCCCACTACCAGACTCCCACCCCCGTCCAGAAGTACTCCATCCCCATTGTCATGAACGGCCGCGATTTGATGGCCTGCGCCCAGACTGGTTCCGGAAAGACTGGTGGTTTCCTCTTCCCTATTTTGTCTCAGGCTTATCAGAACGGTCCTTCCGCTGCTCCTGCCCAGGCTGGCGGTCAATTCGGTTACGGACGTCAACGCAAGGCGTACCCGACCTCCCTCATTCTAGCCCCCACCCGTGAGCTTGTTTCCCAGATCTTCGACGAGGCCCGTAAGTTCGCCTACCGCTCCTGGGTCCGCCCTTGCGTTGTGTACGGTGGTGCCGATATCGGTTCCCAGCTCCGCCAGATTGAGCGCGGATGTGATCTTCTGGTCGCTACCCCTGGTCGTCTTGTCGATCTTATCGAGCGTGGCCGCATCTCTCTGGTCAACATCAAGTACCTGATCTTGGATGAGGCCGATCGTATGTTGGACATGGGTTTCGAGCCCCAGATTCGCCGCATCGTGGAAGGCGAGGATATGCCCCACGTGAATGACCGCCAGACGCTGATGTTTTCGGCCACTTTCCCCCGTGACATCCAGATGCTGGCCCGCGACTTCTTGAAGGACTACGTCTTCCTGTCCGTCGGCCGTGTCGGATCTACCTCTGAGAACATCACCCAGAAGGTTGAATATGTCGAAGACCACGACAAGCGCTCCGTCCTCTTGGATATCCTCCACACCCACGGCACTAGCggcctcaccctcatcttcgtcgagACTAAGCGTATGGCCGATTCTCTGTCCGACTTCCTTCTCAACCAGCGTTTCCCCGCCACCGCTATTCACGGTGATCGTACCCAGCGTGAGCGTGAGCGTGCTTTGGAAATGTTCCGCTCTGGCCGTTGTCCTATCCTTGTTGCcactgctgttgctgctcgtGGTCTCGATATCCCCAATGTCACCCACGTCATCAACTACGACTTGCCCACCGACATCGATGACTATGTTCACCGTATTGGTCGTACTGGTCGTGCCGGTAACACTGGTATCGCCACTGCTTTCTTCAACCGTGGCAACCGGGGTGTTGTCCGCGACCTGATCGATCTTCTGAAGGAGGCTCACCAGGAGGTCCCCTCGTTCCTCGAGAGCATTGCTCGTGAGGGCAGCGGCTATGGTGGTCGCGGCGgccgtggtggccgtggtcgTGGCGCCAACGCTACCCGTGACATGCGTCGcgtgggtggtggtatggGCGGTCCTCCCTCCTTTGGCGGCAGCAGCTACGGTGCACCTGGCGGCAGCTAtggtggcggcggcagcagctaTGGCGCCCCTCCCTCCTatggaggcggtggtggctatggcggcggcggcggcagctaCGGTGGTGGCTACGGCAACCCCTCCGGCCCTACTGGACCTTCTTCCTGGTGGTAA
- a CDS encoding putative INO80 chromatin remodeling complex (Ies1) (COG:S;~EggNog:ENOG410PMAX;~InterPro:IPR038014;~go_component: GO:0031011 - Ino80 complex [Evidence IEA]), which yields MAEVESTAADESFAQSEPQDEQQTHNMTVGIRRQANGTIGSVYSGNKIRHLKKEDGIPLWRKDIQYQFLKLVFEDQTKVFTRWPDGEKNLDFADIYIDAMARSSKTSKILKDKLQNDKQAAISMAMVCLLVNFGRMNTTLNFFPEMRAQLRTYHSIPSLQAHQDPNAYKQLQDAPRLKSILKGASEDVDQPNTLERIKRHAIPRTNPVNLIFVLAQYAPKVSEMHFFPPRDFFDLVMRGTLSSKSRAKAFLWLMWWYLESDFSAEAARNNPFGPGLDGEGTGGLPIKVPQFESLTEEQANDENVDTQSEIEYGEAKRLERKRILEEDEPIPRVTKRSKKGLPDFGYEEDGSGDVSGRGDGRGSTMSTPLHPSSKRYPQDDEDDYQTPGQSARSRYKRPKRESSLNRSVGQQRLILRTKMENTPDAASPAPPGSGHPILNRFVADPTLPQQSSSRRPRPLTQHQLAVEQNRRQRIEYLLAKRKNEAYRVLRANRESELPLVRHGRLLSTLPDDYDTDDEERSWGKGGLIPKPEEEEDFGECASYYLSVIRKAARRLDRWDYDDANGPKRDRKKEREQRQKAREIRLAMENSSDLAGRVPSSARSRARAARNAKRKLAGAASGASATESKEQGASTSRSKANRSRAQRDAGDGETANPDATKDGLEVPSRDQELSPMPGSAQMGDEDGDIEGEEGLDDIDREILGEGSGEEDVGTTRKARTSHPAELGYEDSFIGDGGDPDEEGEALSSDENDEEADDDDLDEGEGEADGDDNSSTMEGGNGYAASETSSVAGDAAEPATEAGGETAEREDMKDEVMEDK from the exons ATGGCTGAGGTTGAAAGCACCGCCGCGGACGAGTCGTTTGCGCAATCCGAGCCGCAAGATGAGCAGCAAACTCACAACATGACCGTCGGTATTAGGCGTCAGGCGAACGGCACTATCGGGTCTGTCTACTCCGGAAATAAGATTCGACAtctcaagaaggaagacggcATTCCGCTGTGGCGCAAGGACATCCAGTATCAGTTCCTCAAGCTCGTCTTCGAAGACCAGACTAAGGTCTTTACCCGTTGGCCAGATGGAGAGAAAAACCTGGATTTTGCGGACATCTACATCGACGCTATGGCTAGGAGTAGCAAGACGAGCAAGATCTTGAAGGACAAACTTCAGAACGATAAACAAGCAGCTATCAGCATGGCTATGGTTTGCTTGCTGGTCAATTTCGGAAGGATGAATACCACTCTCAACT TCTTCCCTGAGATGCGTGCCCAACTGCGGACCTATCACTCCATTCCTTCGCTACAAGCTCACCAAGACCCGAACGCCTACAAGCAGCTCCAAGACGCCCCTCGTCTCAAATCCATTCTCAAGGGTGCTTCGGAAGACGTCGACCAGCCAAATACTCTAGAAAGAATCAAGCGCCATGCAATTCCTCGCACCAACCCGGTAAACCTCATTTTCGTTCTGGCACAATACGCGCCCAAGGTATCTGAAATGcacttcttccctccacGCGACTTCTTTGACCTCGTCATGCGGGGCACATTGAGCAGTAAGAGTCGTGCAAAGGCATTCCTATGGTTGATGTGGTGGTACCTGGAAAGTGATTTCAGCGCCGAAGCCGCACGCAACAATCCGTTTGGCCCCGGCCTGGACGGTGAAGGAACCGGGGGCTTGCCCATCAAGGTGCCTCAATTTGAAAGCCTTACCGAGGAACAAGCAAACGACGAAAATGTTGATACTCAGTCTGAGATTGAATATGGAGAGGCTAAGCGCCTGGAACGCAAAC GTAttctggaggaagatgaaccGATTCCTAGAGTGACCAAACGCTCCAAGAAGG GTTTGCCAGACTTTGGCtatgaggaagatggctcGGGAGATGTTTCGG GTCGAGGCGATGGCCGCGGTTCTACTATGTCAACCCCCCTACATCCCTCTTCCAAGCGCTATccgcaggatgatgaggatgattatCAAACGCCTGGACAGTCTGCCAGGTCTCGTTACAAGAGACCTAAGCGGGAATCTTCCCTCAACCGTTCTGTTGGTCAGCAGCGTCTCATCTTAAGAACCAAGATGGAAAACACACCTGACgctgcttctccagctcctccaggcTCTGGCCATCCCATTCTAAATCGGTTCGTCGCAGATCCTACCTTACCTCAGcagtcttcttctcgccGTCCCCGGCCCCTTACGCAGCACCAGCTCGCTGTTGAGCAAAATCGGCGACAGCGAATTGAATATCTTCTAGCCAAGCGGAAGAATGAGGCATATCGTGTCTTGCGTGCGAATCGAGAGAGCGAGCTACCGCTCGTCCGTCACGGTCGTCTATTATCAACCCTGCCTGATGATTATGATacggacgatgaggagagaTCGTGGGGCAAAGGCGGGCTTATTCCAAagccggaggaagaggaagacttTGGTGAATGCGCCAGCTATTACCTGTCTGTCATTCGCAAGGCGGCCAGGCGCTTGGACCGATGGGATTATGATGACGCCAACGGCCCGAAACGTGACcgcaagaaggaaagagagcaaCGTCAGAAGGCAAGAGAGATCAGATTGGCCATGGAAAACTCCTCAGACCTTGCTGGGCGCGTCCCGTCTTCGGCCCGTAGCAGAGCCCGCGCGGCACGCAATGCTAAACGCAAGCTTGCTGGGGCAGCATCTGGTGCCTCGGCTACAGAGTCCAAGGAGCAAGGCGCATCGACATCGCGTTCTAAAGCTAACAGGAGCCGTGCTCAAcgtgatgctggagatggtgaGACAGCCAACCCCGATGCCACTAAGGATGGTCTCGAAGTGCCATCCCGGGATCAGGAACTCTCCCCGATGCCTGGATCGGCCCAGATGGGCGATGAAGACGGAGACATCGAAGGTGAGGAAGGACTTGACGATATCGACCGTGAAAttctgggagaaggaagtggagaggaggatgtcgGTACGACACGCAAGGCTCGTACATCTCACCCTGCCGAACTTGGCTATGAGGACAGCTTTATTGGCGACGGAGGTGATCCagatgaggagggtgaggcACTCTCATCCGATGAgaacgacgaagaagccgacgacgatgatctcgatgagggagaaggggaagccgatggtgatgataacTCCTCTACCATGGAAGGTGGAAACGGATATGCTGCCAGTGAGACTTCTTCGGTCGCTGGAGATGCTGCCGAACCAGCCACTGAAGCTGGTGGCGAGACAGCAGAACGAGAAGATATGAAAGATGAGGTTATGGAAGATAAATAA